A portion of the Vulpes vulpes isolate BD-2025 chromosome 5, VulVul3, whole genome shotgun sequence genome contains these proteins:
- the LOC112930608 gene encoding LOW QUALITY PROTEIN: olfactory receptor 5G25-like (The sequence of the model RefSeq protein was modified relative to this genomic sequence to represent the inferred CDS: deleted 1 base in 1 codon), translated as MDYGNQTLVTEFFFVGLTNQFQHQVVLFVIFLLVYLVTLLGNVGMITLIWLDPRLHTPMYFFLSHLSFVDVCSSSAIGPKMLTDIFVEKKVISFFGCAAQICFFGQFVVTECFLLASMAYDRYMAICKPLLYTLIMSQRVCVQLVVGPYAMGLMSTMTHTTLAFNLPYCGPQIINHFFCDLLPVLSLACADTQVNQFLLFILAGALGVLSGVIILVSYTYIVITILRIRSAAGRHKAFSTCSSHLTAVSILYGTLFFIYVRPSSSFSLDINKVVSVFYTSVTPMLNPLIYSLRNREVKDSFRRTFEKKQFLMSR; from the exons ATGGATTATGGAAATCAGACTTTggtgactgaa tttttttttgtgggcttAACAAATCAATTCCAGCACCAGGTTGTTCTCTTTGTGATATTTCTCTTGGTTTATCTTGTCACTCTTCTGGGAAATGTGGGAATGATCACCCTCATTTGGTTGGATCCCCGACTCCACACGCCTATGTACTTTTTTCTTAGCCACTTGTCCTTTGTGGATGTCTGCTCTTCTTCTGCCATTGGTCCTAAGATGTTGACTGATATCTTTGTGGAGAAAAAAGTAATCTCTTTTTTTGGTTGTGCTGCTCAGATCTGTTTTTTTGGTCAGTTTGTAGTGACTGAGTGTTTTCTCCTGGCCTCCATGGCATATGACCGGTATATGGCCATCTGTAAGCCCTTGCTGTATACACTCATTATGTCCCAGCGTGTCTGTGTGCAGCTAGTGGTAGGACCTTATGCCATGGGTCTGATGAGCACCATGACCCACACGACTTTAGCCTTTAACCTACCTTATTGTGGCCCCCAAATCATCAATCACTTCTTCTGTGACCTTCTTCCTGTTCTGTCCTTGGCATGTGCAGACACCCAGGTCAATCAGTTTCTACTTTTCATCTTGGCTGGAGCTCTAGGTGTGCTCAGTGGTGTGATCATCCTAGTTTCCTACACTTACATTGTCATCACTATCCTGAGGATCCGCTCTGCTGCGGGGAGGCACAAAGCCTTTTCCACTTGCTCTTCACACCTGACAGCTGTCTCCATCCTGTA tggGACACTCTTCTTTATCTACGTACGCCCCAGTTCTAGTTTCTCCCTGGACATCAATAAAGTGGTTTCAGTGTTCTATACATCTGTGACTCCTATGTTGAACCCCCTTATCTACAgcctgagaaacagagaggtcAAGGATTCATTCAGAAGGACGTTTGAGAAGAAGCAGtttctcatgagtagataa